The region GTTTACGGGTTAGCGTTCGTCTGCCTCCTGATCGGCTTGGCAGGAGGGTACTTTTTCGCCGGCTCGTCAGGCAGCCACCCCGTTCAGGCACAAGCCCAGCCACAGCAGACCATGCCAAGCGCCCCGGTGGGAATGGGTCAGGACGTCACCCCCGAGCAGTTGAAGCACATGGCCGAGAAGCAGGCCGAGCCTCTGATCGCTTCGCTGAAAGCCTCCCCCAAAGATCCGCAATTGCTCGCCCGCATTGGCAACATCTACTACGACACGCAGCAGTACAAGACCGCGATCGACTACTACAGCAAGGCGCTCCAAGTCCGTCCCGACGACCCCAATATCCGCACCGACATGGCGACCGCCTATTGGTACCTGCGCGACGTGGACCGGGCCCTGGCCGAGTTCGACAAGTCCCTCACCTACAGCCCCACCCATCCTGGTACCTTGCTCAATAAGGGCGTCGTCTTGTGGCAGGGCCGGAACGATACCAAGGGCGCGGTGGCCTCCTGGCAGAAGCTCTTGGACACCAATCCCGGTTTCCCCGACAGGCAGAAGATCGTAGAACTGATCGCCCGCGCCAAGGAGCACACGGGGCGCGGCGGAGCACCCCGGAGCTAGTCCGGCATGACACGGCATCTCCCGATCGCGCTTTTCCTGTTGACGGCTGCGGCTGCCATCGGCAGCCAGGCGGGCGACAAAGTATCCTCCACCGAAGCCTCGGCGGTTCGCCAGGGCGAGTATGCCTGTGTGTTCCGATTCGGAGGTACCTTTTTCGACAGCAACCCGCTGTTCATCTTGCCCGGCAATCGCTATCGTGCCAAGGGCGGCGAAGGCAGCTGGTCCTATTCAGCCGGTACGCGCCGAATCGCCTTTAGCAGCGGTGTGCTGGCTCGCGACTTTACCACCGCGACGTATGTCCCATCCGGCCCGGTGAAAGGCGGCCTCAAGAACAAGAAAGGACCAGCCATCATTCTCGCCCCCTCGGCCGCTTACAAGAAGATCCACGGCCCGGAGGCGGTTCCTCTCCACTGCTACCTGAAGCCCCAGGAGTGATTTCGGACAAAGGACTCATTCAGCGGGGGCCGGGCGCCTGCGGGATTGCTTTGTGCAGGAGACTGGTGACCCACTCCGCCGGCGCTGCCAGGGCCAGCCCGGCGTTCTGGTCCTCGGCGCCGTGCCCGGCGCCCGCATAAGTCGAGGCGATGCGCACCGAGGAAACCATCCCGATGACTTTGCCATCGTCAAGGCGCATCACTGGCGCGCCGCTTTCACCCTCGTTCACCATCACCGCGATCTCGACGTACTGGTCGCCGGCAGAATCGGTCGACACGATTCCTAGATGAGAACTCGGCCGCTCCGAGGCCAGGGGGAATCCGCTGCTCACCACCAGCGTGCCCGCCGCGGACCGGCTGCTGTCCGCCAGTGGGAGCGGGACCATGGGCGGCCGCATTCCGTGCTCCGCTACGATCCGGCAGATGGCGATGTCGCGTTCTGCATCGTCGCCTAACTTCTCGAACTCTGCCGCTTTCTGCCCAGCCGCGCCGAGCCGGATGAGCGCCCGGATCTGCAGCCCGGGTGGCTGCCGCAGCACGTGCGCCGCCGTTACGAACGTTCCGTCGTCGGCAATGATGAACCCGGTGCCCACAATCATGGGACCACCGCTGCCGATGGCCACAATCCCGACCAGCGATCGATTCAGTCTGGAGATGGAATCCTGCAGCGAGACCTGCAGGCCGATCACGCTTTTGTTGTCGCTGCTCTGTCCCCACGCCGGAGCAAGCAAGCCCAGCAACATCAAGATGCAGGCGCCAAGACGCCACCGGTTCTGGGGACATCCCGCCACTTAGAGACCTTTCCCGTGGCTGGGCGCCGCGGCCGGAGCCGCCTCCCCAGGCTCCTCCGGATACGGGAGCGCGTTCGCGGGCGCCTCAATGCTGACTGGCTTGTCCCAATCGGAGTACTCGGTCAGGCTCGATTGGCCCAGCGCAACCACCGCCGGCCGGTGCTGCTCGTC is a window of Terriglobales bacterium DNA encoding:
- a CDS encoding tetratricopeptide repeat protein, whose translation is MPSAPVGMGQDVTPEQLKHMAEKQAEPLIASLKASPKDPQLLARIGNIYYDTQQYKTAIDYYSKALQVRPDDPNIRTDMATAYWYLRDVDRALAEFDKSLTYSPTHPGTLLNKGVVLWQGRNDTKGAVASWQKLLDTNPGFPDRQKIVELIARAKEHTGRGGAPRS
- a CDS encoding serine protease yields the protein MLLGLLAPAWGQSSDNKSVIGLQVSLQDSISRLNRSLVGIVAIGSGGPMIVGTGFIIADDGTFVTAAHVLRQPPGLQIRALIRLGAAGQKAAEFEKLGDDAERDIAICRIVAEHGMRPPMVPLPLADSSRSAAGTLVVSSGFPLASERPSSHLGIVSTDSAGDQYVEIAVMVNEGESGAPVMRLDDGKVIGMVSSVRIASTYAGAGHGAEDQNAGLALAAPAEWVTSLLHKAIPQAPGPR